The genome window TCTGTTCCAGTAGCCTTATCTACCGCCATAGCTAAAGAGATTCTGGGTATCTTAAATGAAAGAGTTATATTTCGGCCTACATAATCTAACTAGTAACCAAAGACTCATCGACTTTTCTAAATTGGCTTTTAGTATAAAATACGTAAAGTATTTAATTCTTACTAAGGTAGGTGGGACAGCTGCACAATCTGGAGTTCCAGAAGTTAGTAAACTCGCATTTAAACTTAATAAGCCTATTTTAGTACTACCGGAACTAAAGGATGTTATAGACTTATTAAAACCAGAAATTACACTCCTAGTTTCACAGAATGCCGAAAAACAAATTGATTTTAATAATCTTATGAAATATGATAGAATATTGGTAGTATTTTCCGGAATAGAAGGAGGGGGGTTTAACAAAATAGAACAATCTCTAGGGGAGTATGTAAGAATAGTAGAAGACGCTCAGGATTTAGGAGCCGTAAGTTTAGCATCCTTCTTTTTATGTAAATATCTACAATTAGTAGAAGGTAAAGTTTAAAAGAGAAAACAATAACCTAGTATTAAGGGCCCGTCGTCTAGCCTGGTTAGGACGTCGCCCTGACACGGCGGAGGTCCTGGGTTCAAATCCCAGCGGGCCCAAACTTTTAATTTCATCATATTTTTATCGAAAAGTCAATTCATACAATATTAGCGGTTCATAACAGAAAGTCTCATATCTTTAGGGTAGCTAAAAAGAACAGACATAATGTTATGAGAACTTTTATTTTTACCCGTAATAAGTTATAAATGATAATCCTAGAAATTTTGTCAAGATATTAACAATTTGAAGTCAACTAATAATAGTTAAAACTGATTACTAGATAAATTATTAACCCTTAGACGGGTAAAGAAGTGTAAGTGTCTTCAAATCAAACAAATAAGCGTCTTTTATTGAAAGCTAGAAGAGTAGTTAAAGAAGGAAGATTTGTAAGTCTAACTCTTAAAGATACTTTGTATATGTTCTTTATTTATATTGGACGTAATAACGACTACGTGCTTAACCTTAATTATTGTAGTTGTCCATTCTATTTATTCAATGTACTTTTAAGAAACGAGTATGACTTTTGCTATCATACTTTAGGTTTAAAATACGCATTAGAAAAGGATCAGATAACAAAAATTGAGTTATACACGAAAGATTTTAAAGAAATATTAACCGAGATATACAGTTGTGGAAAATCTTTAAAACTAAGAAGAATATTGAACAGAGTGGAGAGTTAACTTTGAACGATGTGCAGTTAGTATTTATATCCGGAATTTTGATACTTACCTTTGTAATAATTTATATAATATTAATGGAATTTCCAATAAAGTCTTCAAGTACAAAAGATATTTATACGAAAAAGAAGAAAGGTAAAAGTAAATAGTGGTCGATTATGGGAGGAAAAAGACGAAAGAGGACTAAAATTATCAGAGTAAAGCCTAAATTACCTAAAACCTTCGAGTGTCCTAGATGTGGGAAGGTTTCAATTAGTGTAAAGATAAAAGATAATATTGCGACAATTACATGTGGGAATTGTGGCCTTTATACTGAAATTGAAGTGCCTCCTATATTTGATGAAGCAAATGCATATTCCAAATTCATAGACATGTACTTAGATGGAAGATTACAAATAAAAGAGAGAACGAATGAAAATATGGAAGAAGAAAATGAAATTGAAGGGGAAAGTGAAGAAATACCTCATGGACAAGTTGAATGATAATGAGAAATTGCATTTTTCTCTCCTAGATCCATTTAAAATTAATTCTAGTGAGGAGCTTAAATATATCGCAAAGAACTTATATGACGCAGGGACTGACGCATTTCTTATTGGAGGTACACTAGGTGTTTCTAAAGATAAATTAGATTTTGTCATATCCTTACTTGACGATTATGAGATACCGAAGATTGTATTTCCTAGCAATATAAACTTATTATCTGAGAAGGCTGATGCGTTGCTATTTTTATCCCTATTAAACTCTGATGATATATATTATGTAATAGGTGCTCAGATAGTTGCTGCTCCAATCATAAAAATGTTACAAATGGAGGTAATACCAACTGCTTATATAATAGTAGGACATGGAGGTACTGCAGCACATATAGGTAAGGCCAGAGTAATACCCTACGATAATTTTGAATTAGCAACTGCCTATACTTTAGCGGCGGAATATTTAGGAATGGATTTTGTTTACCTCGAAGCTGGATCTGGAGCCCCAGAACCAATAAGGCCAGAAATGATATCTTTTATCAAAAAGACTTCCAGTATTCCGTTAATTATAGGGGGTGGAATAAGAAGCGTAGAAGTTGCTTTGAAATTGATCGAAGCTGGGGCAAATATAATTGTTACTGGAAATATAATTGAAAGTGATGTCACTAAGGCAATAAAAATAATAAGGGGAATAAAGAATAAATAAGTAGAGAAAGAGGGATCTATAATGCCTTCACCAAAGAAGAAAAAAGACGTTGTTCCAGTAATGTCAATGGCAGGATTAATTAGATATTATGAGGAGGAAAACGAGAAAATTAAGATAAGTCCTAAAATTGTAATAGGAGCTAGTCTAGCATTAGCAATTATCGTTATAGTTATTACAAAACTATTTTAAAGCCATAATAAGAAGATTAATTATGGGACCCCTAGCGGGGGCAACGGGGTAAAACCCTGAGGAAACTCCGGCCTCCAACCCTTGCAAGAACCCCGTAAGGGGTAGGGATAGGATCCTTGGCAACTACACAGAAACGAAGTCCTAATACTAGATAGATGAGCGGAACTACTAGCAAGCAATTGCTAGTAGTACATGATAGATGAAAGTATTAGGACTTGAAACGGTAGACCTCTTGGGAGCAAGTCAAAGGGGGATGAGCAAAGGGTTGACCCCTTACAGTACGCTTAGTCGAATCCCCCAGTACAGAAGCCGGGTTATGC of Sulfolobus sp. E5-1-F contains these proteins:
- a CDS encoding RecB-family nuclease; translation: MKELYFGLHNLTSNQRLIDFSKLAFSIKYVKYLILTKVGGTAAQSGVPEVSKLAFKLNKPILVLPELKDVIDLLKPEITLLVSQNAEKQIDFNNLMKYDRILVVFSGIEGGGFNKIEQSLGEYVRIVEDAQDLGAVSLASFFLCKYLQLVEGKV
- a CDS encoding SWIM zinc finger family protein — translated: MSSNQTNKRLLLKARRVVKEGRFVSLTLKDTLYMFFIYIGRNNDYVLNLNYCSCPFYLFNVLLRNEYDFCYHTLGLKYALEKDQITKIELYTKDFKEILTEIYSCGKSLKLRRILNRVES
- a CDS encoding transcription elongation factor, translating into MGGKRRKRTKIIRVKPKLPKTFECPRCGKVSISVKIKDNIATITCGNCGLYTEIEVPPIFDEANAYSKFIDMYLDGRLQIKERTNENMEEENEIEGESEEIPHGQVE
- a CDS encoding geranylgeranylglyceryl/heptaprenylglyceryl phosphate synthase, which gives rise to MKIWKKKMKLKGKVKKYLMDKLNDNEKLHFSLLDPFKINSSEELKYIAKNLYDAGTDAFLIGGTLGVSKDKLDFVISLLDDYEIPKIVFPSNINLLSEKADALLFLSLLNSDDIYYVIGAQIVAAPIIKMLQMEVIPTAYIIVGHGGTAAHIGKARVIPYDNFELATAYTLAAEYLGMDFVYLEAGSGAPEPIRPEMISFIKKTSSIPLIIGGGIRSVEVALKLIEAGANIIVTGNIIESDVTKAIKIIRGIKNK
- a CDS encoding preprotein translocase subunit Sec61beta yields the protein MPSPKKKKDVVPVMSMAGLIRYYEEENEKIKISPKIVIGASLALAIIVIVITKLF